ACTACTTTCTTGAGATATTTTGAATATAAAGAAATTTCTAACATGATGTTTCATTTAGCAAACATAAAGGAAAATTTCATTTTACTACCCTAATGTACTTCCTCCATTTGACTGTTTTACAAAAGTTTTTGATTCGTTTTTATTCCCTTCGATTCGTTTTTACTCCCTTCTACTTTTACTGGATCAATTCACCCCCTAATGTTATGtctatttttttgtttgttgtatATGTAGGGTTTTAAGTTAAATTTTGTTGTGGGGTGATGAATGACATCATAACCTATGTTAGAAAAATACTTTGACAACCTTTTTAGAATATTTAACATGCATTTCTTATCTTGTTAAGGGTAGTATAATGGACCTTTCCTAAATGTAAACAGTACTTTGTCGATTATGATGAAGTTTAATGCAAAGAGCTTGAGATGAGAAGCATGGTTTTGCACCCTATTCCAATGTGTATATACAACATGTTTGCTCAGGTTACAACAtgcatcatctttttcttgatgcaGGTTGTGATGCGTCctatgtttggtgcatttggaaaaGCGGGAAGTTCCAACTCGATTGCATTTGTGAGCAAGGTAGATCAACTACACCTGTTCTAATATATGGCATTCTTGACTTTTCATAATAAGTAAATGTGACTTCAATGATTAAACTATTATATTCTATTTGTAAAAGCTAAGTGAGTATTTTTGTGATAATTTTCTCCATACCAGTTTTATCTGTCTGATCTAAATACCTTAAGCAACATTGTTAGTTAAAAGAAAGCCAAGCTTCTCACGGTGAACCGGTTAAAGCGTTGAACTTTTGCCGTTCCAACCTAGGTTCGAAATACATTGCCTTCTTAGAACAAAACCTGGGGGGAGTCTCTCCCATATGGTTGAGTTTTTTCTTTTAGTTTAAAGAAAATCTGACTCCACAAACTCCTAAGAAAACATGGCTACAGCCTACAGGAAATATGTTGCACATCAAGGAAAAGAGGAAAAGTTCCTATCTTCTTGTCTACTCTTGCCAATTTACAATGTCTGACAGATTAATTTCTCAATCGATAGGTTGCTAAAGAAGCTGGTATTGCAATGGAGTACAAATTGGATAAAAGGGTGGAAGCTGTTAGAGGTGTTCGATGTTTGACAAAGCTCGACATGAAGCTCAACGATGCTCTTCCAAAAATAGAAGTTGACCCCGAGACCTACACAGTTACTGCTGATGGAGAGGTTTTGACTTGCCAACCAGCACCCACAGTACCACTCTCTCGGAATTACTTCCTATTCTAGAATATCACTGCATCAGCAATATTTTTTCATGATGTACATTAGGGTCTCTCAAGTGTGGCCAGAAACGGATCCTGTGAAATAAATGGACTCTTTGTACCCAGTCCTGTAAATTGTTAGGGTTGGTCCTATGGAGGAGCTGGTATCGTAAATAGAAGTAGATCATAGCAGTAGAACCATTCAGTTTTCAAGTAGTGCGTCCCAGGTATAGGTTTAGCAATATTGCTAAAACTAAAAAGAATAAAGTAGATGTTTACTCCTCGCATGAATCCGCTCCCCGTGAGTCTGCCCACGCTAAGAAAAACCAGTGTCCCCGTCTCCCAACCTGACCCTCCCCCTCCACAATGGTTAGCTCTCCGCGGCGTCAAGCTCCGCTGCTTCGCCGCTAGCTCTCCGCGGTGCCGCTGTGTCCGCGCTCATGCTTACCCGCGCGCCCCTCTTCCGCCAGCTTTCCCCGGTGGTAGCGGAGGCCTCCACCGTTCCGCCGGAGACCCGGTGCGGAGACCCTTGGGCTGGGACATGGCGAGCGGACTTGCGCACCCCTCCTCCGCCAGCTCGGCACCATTGACTTGCGCCGTGGCTCTCGCCCCGCGCTCAACGAGCTGTCACACCGGCCCGCGCTCCAACGAGCTGCGCATGCTGACGTCGTCACGCCGCACTACCGGAGACCTGGTGCGGCGACCCTTGGGTTAGGACACTGCAAGCCGATCTGTGTGCCCCTCCGCCAGCTCGGCGCCGCGtgtaacatcccggatttttcTGGAATATTAAATAGTCAAAACATGTGAATTTCAAAAACTTGTGTTAGTGCTGTAATTTTTCCTCACTTAAGTAGGATTCTTCCTTTCTTAAttcctagtaattaaaattttgtttcaAATTAAGGGTTATAAGATTGCTAGTGTGAATATGTTTGGAGTTTTGCATCTTTTTGAATTTGCCTTGTTCAAAATTTGTTTGAATATTTTTGGTTGAACTTGTGTGGTGATTAATTTGAATTTGGTCATTCAAATAAATCACAAAAGCTAACTTGCTCTCTAATCTAGCTTGGGCTGGAAGCTCCTAACCAAACCTGACCAAACCCACCTATCCAGCCTGCCCTAACCCCGCTGCGCTCGGCCCAAACCGGCCCAGGAACACAAGCACTAGCCCAAGCCCAGCCGACGcccttctttctttttcctgcgGCTGACCAtcggggcccgcctgtcagcgcCCCTGCTCTGTTCCTCTTCCTCGCCGCGTTGAAGCCGTCGCGCTGCTCTGCTCCGCCTTTCCGCCTCCGCTTGCCAaatcccgcctccacgccgcgacAAGGCAAGGGCAACGGCCGTGCCGCGCCCCTTTCCACCTCACCCTTGACCGGCCGCTCGCGTTCCCCAGACCGTCTTCAGGTGCCCTGACCACGTCTTGGCCCTCGCTTGCTGCGTTGCCGTCGACCCATCGCGACGCCACGGATCGAGAACACCCGCGTTCTACACAAGAACGTGTGGTCTGGCCTTCGCTCCGCACTTGTTTCCTCTCACCGTAGCCTAGAACGCCGCCTTGGTGCTGTTGCACGCACACACGCCGCCTCCGACGCGGCCAAACACCCGCGAATGCCACTAGGGCATTCTGCCGAACACCTTGTGGGCTGCATCTAGCCTACACTCTCGTACACCCGACACGACGCCAATAACTCGTTCGCCACGTCGACGTCGCGTTCCACCTCTGCCTCATTTCCCTTGCCCTGTTCTGGCCCTGGCCTTGTGCCACTTCCGACCCGTCACGTCGCTGTAGACCGGGAACACCAGCGTTCCGCTCGCCAACGCGCATTGGAGCCTCACCGAGCACCAAGCATATTGATCCCGCTTGGCCCTTGTCTCGCCGCGCCGCGACTCGGGTTCCCGAGTGTCAGCACATGCACGAACTCGGTTCGCCACCGCACGTCCAAGCCGGTCCCCTAGCCGTGACCCCATTACCACACTCGTCGTgagccctcgccgtcgcctggCCCTGCcgttgtagggtcgagatggcggactagaggggggtgaatagtcctttctaaaactaattgcgccggctaaccgaaacttatgcggaattgaaactattcgcttagccaagacttcacccctctaactatgactctaaggcacctccaaaaagatcctacacaaagcaaatggagtgccaagctagtaagagctctcctaacaattctaatgccaagtcatacaagtctaagcactagtacttcacaaaccgggggagctcctacacaattctaatgagcaaaagcacaaagccaaacctaagctcactagatgctcaaggacaagaatagacaatccaaatccaagagatcaacttgcttagctacacaatctaagcaagagcaactaattaagctacacaagctaactagttacactaggatctctacttctagctacacaagcaagaagatgattagcaagctacacaagctaactaatcactagagagcaactacacaagcacaagatatagatgaatgtaaatacaaggcttgtgatttggagaatgcaaaccaccgagaagagtagacaagattgacacggtgatttttatcccgagattcatttggttgccaccaagctaatccgcgttgagacaagctccaaggttgccgccgatcctcttgctagtggtgactctcaagtcacactctcccacgtggagtgctcacaccgagctctagcacatgatccggccggaccacttgttgctcttcacgtttcgctcaactagagttactcttcgcggctcccgcggggtgagcacaatacccctcacaatctcttctccggagcaccgcacaatcttcttgcgggcttcaacggagcctcttgccaccaagccgtctaggaggtggcaacctccaagagtaacaagcacaccggcttgcaacacgatcacctaatgccactcgatgcaatcactcaaagcaatcgcactagaatcgctctctcactcgatcggatgattactatcaagttagagtgagtagagggctctcaagcactctcacacatggacaccaagtccccaaggtgctcagccacctcaaatgaccggccacaccctctatttacagagggaggccccaaactagccgttacactcaaatcccgtgaaaacagagttttcgcggactgtccgcctcacagaaaccggaccgtccgccattcaaaatcaacggctagaactgcaatgattaagtgtcagagtcgaccgttagagccccgggcggactgtccgcgcccctggggcggaccgtccgtggttcaaaacttcgaaccaaccgatttgcaaacgtctctgactaaaactggaagtgaccggcggactgtccgctccccaggggcggaccgtccgccgttcaaaaagtcagcacacacagaaaccgcagtgtttctatcccagaattttcagtaggaggcggaccgtccgcccccaaggaccggacagtccgcaattcattttggacacccaagacagaactaccgaGTTTCTGCGctcgtttcagcttttaaatgtggaccgtccgcccccatggaccggacggtccgcagttcattttggaccaccaacagagctaAAAACGGTTTtgttcgagctcatccgagataacggcggaccgtccgccccccttgagcggaccgtccgcaggtatattttcagcagaaatgtacctcggtaaaacggccataactcttagctccgatgtccaaattaggtgatcttggactctatggaaagctaattcagagggctacacaacccaactaaatacttgatccaaaacacaatggatcaaagcagtattccactccaagagaccacctaatttccggagaaaaccgaaaaacctttcttgcttcccaaagttgatcaacatcaactccaactctttctcctttgcaaatgtgccaacaccaccacgtgaacaacaccatgtgcatgtgtgttagcatttcacaaacattttcagaggattttcacttgatctcaccacgccactcgatcctagcaacaacgcaatgttagatcgctcaagtggcactagatgaccgatatgcaaacaagtttgcccctcttgatagtacggccatctatcctaaatccggtcatgcacttctctacacaacctttgaccggtgaaatgaaatgccctacaagtcatacctttgccttgcgcattccatttcatcttcccaaatattgatgccacacaagcaccaaactccatcaagccctttgatcatcatcatgagtcaacacttggcttaatctttcttgaatgatatgatccactccatatcatcacatgacctctttggtccatcgatcttgaccttgctcgctcttcaccgttgcctcggtccatcggcgccaaatcttgcccaagcttcaccgccttgcggtccctcgcttcaaagccttgacttgcccttctccattgcaaccggtccatcaagccaagccttgtcttgatcttctccactttggtcacataactccatgtcatgtctcatatgcaatgagctcctcgatcacactatatgagcatagcatcaatccttagtcatttctcctccatggcacatgttgctcatactagtgtctttgtgtggactaatctcctgtgtatctcaacataaacacttattagtccacctaagttgtcactcaattaccaaaaccaaacaagggcatTTCAGCCATCTACCTCGTTTAGCCCTGTTGCGCCGTGACCTCGGCCGTGCCGAACACCTCACGCGTGCCTGTGAaccaccccggccgcgagcAATGCCCTTGGCCTTGCTCGCTATCGAGCCGTTGCTCCCAAACCTAGCCTTGCCTTTGGTCCCGCCGTGCACGACTACGCGCGATGTCACACGCGTAGGCGTCCACGGCCGAGCGCACGATGCCACATCGTGGCGACCTTGTCATGCGCCAACCAGCCGCCATGGCCCTGAGACCCCAGATGCTCGCGCATGCCCGTGTTCCGCCGTCCGACGCCGCCTCGACATGTTCCCGCCGCGGCCAAGCCCTTTGGCATTTGGTCGAACACTCAGCGGGCGCACGACATAGGCTCACACACACGCGCACAGACCGCACCGGATCCCTGGAGCCGCTGACATCCCGGCCCCACTCGTCAGTGACGAGCAGGAGCCACTGCCCTGTGGGCCCAGCTTGTCAGTCCGTATGAGAAGGAGATCGTCGCCAGTCTGGGCCGCTTCCGGCCCAATAAGCCAGAACCCGAGCTGCTCCGCTGAGCTGGCCTGCTATCGCGAGCCGCTCATCCGAGCCAAGCCCTTTGACCTGAGCCGCCCATTCGCGGGATGGGCCGAACCGACTTTCGAATTTCGGCCCAATAACCTAGTTGCCCTTTTCCTaacccttttcctttttcttttaacCTAGCGCCGACGTGTGGGTCCCGCCTGTCGGTGGCGCACTGTGACCGACCTGTGGGCCCAGCTGACTCCTGGTCGTGGACCCTTGTTGACCCATTGACCTGGTcaatgttgaccaagtcaacgctGACGTCATCAACAACCATGATGACATCAGCATATGGTTGTCCCCGTGCTGACgtcatgctgatgtcagcatgacACGTGCCACGCTCAGAGGCTGCCACGTGGCTAACTATGtgcttttcttttttcgataactatttattaattttagaaaatgatttaagcttagaaaattcataataaattaaccggagctccgaaaattatgaaactagttttaTAATTCATCTAAAATTATGATCTACCCgttagaataggttttgttgtgtggttggatcttatttgagcaGTTTTGGTGCATCTTTGCATTTTAGTCCCTATAATTATATGTAATTACGAATAGGTCCCTGCGAGGAGGAGCTGATCGACGCCCTGGACGCCCAGAAGACCCAGGACGACGTCCCGGACTACGAGAAGCCCCGAGGCCCCAGAGGACTACGAAGAGTtaccaggttcacgcccatctatgacTTGAATTCCTATTAGGCGTTGCTTGCTAGAATTACTATTGCTCTATATGTGTGTGTGAGATAAACCTGCATGGTCTATTGTTTACCGTACTCCTTGTATCCCCACCATACCTTGATTAATACTTGAATGCTTTGGCTACCATGAGAGTGAATGGGTATGAGAATtccatgatatgatagtcttggcatgcATGAAGAACCACCATGTGAGGAGCCAGTGATAGGACTTTTAGTGGGGGCGAGCGACTGGCCGGGAATGTGTAGTGGGCACATCCTAAGAAGCACTTGTGGCGGGTGCGGGACGAGGAGGGGCATACCTATTATGGTTGCCCAAGGAGAGGCGATACCTAttatgggtgcctttggcggaCCACTGCGGAGGACTGCGTGAGGAGAGCTTGCCCCGGCTCTTATGGACATATGCGGTAACTAAGATTTGTAGGACTTATCGTACGCACCACTTACCCCTGTTTGGGCGGGGGTTCCAGCCATTCCTAGCTGTGCGGTACCAGGAATGTAGCTGTGTTTCAGGAGAGGGTAGGCCGCGCACGCCCATGGGAATTCGGGGTGCGTCGGGCCCGGTCGGGTTTTCCGACCCTAGTCTCCAGGAGAGGGTAGACCACGCACGCCCAATTCAGGGTGCGTTGGCCAGGTTAGAGATCCACAGCTCCGGGACATTCGTTGCGGCGAATGTATCCCACCCCAGGAAATCAGGATGGTACCGTCATGGCTAGGGAGTCATGGTTGTGGGTTGTGTCTCAAGACGGCGACGGCCGTCTTTGCAGCCCGAGTGGGTACAGATGTACAACCCATACATAGTGAAAACTAtatgtatagccgcgtactcggtcatgtacattcctactcttctgttacttcaTCTAGAGTAGTATACCCtgatttctacctccctctagtccacttcccCCCTGTGGAGTCAGACGAGGTGCAGGGAGCGGGAGTTCCTGCACCGACTTGGGCTTTTGTAGATGACCGGTGCCGGTATGGCCCGTATCGGTGGGTGACAGATGACttatatataaaaatattcTTGTATAGGAAATCTCATCCTATTCTTTGGCTACTTTTGTacctttgcatccacttaaagcttgcatacggatggtgacgtgaacgtATCCCGTCTTTGCGGATAGCCTGGTAGATGCAGGATTTGACTCGCGGATCAAGCTCGAAGACGAAGGATAAAGCTAAGGACGATTTGTGCTACGCTCGAGTGCTGCCTGTGGAGAAGAGTCGTCAAGACGAAGGATGCCCAGAAGAATAGCTACCGCTTCCGACTTCTGTTTGTTTTcctttagcccaaggggcttgtactctgatttTCGTATCACAACCCTCTGggttatgtaataattaaatccatGTAATGATTTTTAACATTGTATGTCTGTGATATCTAATTGAAATAAGTTctatatgtgatagctactgatccagggactatcaagACGATACAGGGATTCGGGTTCTCCTTTCGAAAACCCGAGTTGTTTCACCGCGCCTCTCGCCCGCGCTCCGCCGAGCCGCACACGCTGGCGCCGTCACGCCGCTCCGATACGGCGTCACCTTGCCCCGGTCCAGCATGACGgccgcgcctcctcgccggcttCGCATCGGCCCTCACCGCTGCTAGCAACTAACTCTACCTGATTGGGACCCATCTCTTCTATTTTTAGAGCCTCCATGATCTCATCCGAGGTCAAGACTGCACAAGCAGTCACCACATGTAAGCATTTAACAAACACATGGTGCGCAAACCAATGATCGGTAAAACAATTGGCATTAGATATCCACTCTGTTTGCTGTGCTGTAGCTggtgactggtgctgatttgttgtgaaagaaaagtactgctggctggctggtggctggtgctagtttggtatgagagaaaaatactgttggctggttgcagcgaacagagtgatcaGAACCACCTTGTTGGCCGTGGAGGACGATCTTGGCGTGGTGGGCGGGTAGGACTACCATATGTGTGAAAAACAATTCGTTTTCAGCAAAAACATTTTCTAACTCGCAATTTCTATGAGTTTACCCCTTCTTCCATCCCAGGTAAGAAACATTTTTAattgttttcgatctttatagtatagatagaatTGAGATTGGCTAGAATTGAGATTGGCCATTGCAGTTCACTTTCTCCATCGCTAGCGGATCCATTGACATTCTTTTCCACTGTTTTGGTAATAATAATTGCAAATTACAATATGGAAAAGAGAAATCGAGCATGATTTCATTTTATATAGCAGACGAAAGGTCATTAGGTTTACTGTTAGTGGTCAAGTGCAGAAACATGAGCATGtataaaaaacaaaagaagaagACTAAGCACAAAAGGTATTAACCGCTGATAGGAACTATTTGGTTAGGCATTTGTTTGGTTCATGCCACAACTACGCGAGCCACAATTTGTTAGGCATTTGTTTGGTTCATGCCTCAAGCAGCAGAAGCAATGAGGTAGAGAAGGGAGCGGGCGATGATAGATAAGTGTGGTATTTTAAAACCTTGTGGCTGCAGTAACACTACATATAATCACAATTTGTTAGGCATTTGTTTGGTTCATGCCTCTTCAGTGATCAACTATCATCTTTATGTCCAATTTACTCCAACAAACTCTCCAAATGATTACTAATGCAATGTCCATGTCCTTACTATAAAGTGTCACTTTTAAAATGTAGAAATTAAATTGAAAGCAACAAAAAATTAGAGGTAAAAAATAGCCATTGATGATCTTAGAAAACTTTCCACTTAACGTGACACTAGAGCACTCACGGATGTAGGAATCCAAAATAAGTCCTTATATTTTATGGAAAATGGATCGGTTCAGTCCTCAAGAACTTTACACACTTAATGCACATTCTTAATAATTAGATCAGAGTGCTGACAGTGATCAGCACTTTGAGGTGAAACTGTGACTTTGCAAAAGAAATTCTTCCCTTCAAGATTTCAAGCTGCATACATCAACATAAAGAAAATAACAGGATGATCTTTTGATCTTTCGCATAGCTTGCAAACAATGGTATCTCTATGATGCCATTCTCCAATAATTGTTCATGTCCTATCTTTCCATTTATCAAACACCAGCGACTTAGGTCATACACAAACAGACATATACTACTATAACTTCGACTGAATATGCTGCAATGTTAACTTTGCCAAGTCCTTCCTTAAAATCTTACCCGCTGCATTTTTTGGTATTGAATTCACAAAGAAGATATGGTGTATTTGCTTATAGTGCACAACCTGTGCAATGAGTCATAACGATTAGGTCCACTGCTACACATAATTGATTATAGAATTGCTGTATTGAGGCATATACCCGTTTAGCAACAAATTCTTTGATTTGTGCTTCATGCAAAATGCTTCCTGAGCTGCTAACTATGAATGCTACCGGCAACTCCCCAGCCTGATCATCAGGGTATCTGCACGAAGAACAGTCAGCTTGCACTTTTCAGTTTTCACTAGTGTCTTACTAGAGAAGATTTGTCTCATGTTCTGGTGTGTAATCTTACGACACAACTGCAGCTTCATCAATATCTGGGTGTGTCTGAAGCAAACTTTCAAGTTCTGCGGGAGGAACCTGCATAAACAAATGCCATCAGGAGACCGAGAAGCCAAGTTGACATAAGTCCGTAACAGATGGACTGTTAGGACATGAGATTGTTGTAGAATAATCCAAAGCGTAGTGGTTAGTGGTTACCTGGTAGCCTTTGTACTTAATTAACTCTTTAAGCCGATCAACAACAAAAACGATTCCATATTTGTCAATATAACAAAGATCTCCTGTCCTCAACCAACCCTCACTATCCATGATCTTAGATGTTGAATCCTCATCACCAGCATAACCTATGCTAGTGCTCAAAAGATACAAAGTGCTATCAAAGTTTTATATCCAATATAAGGGATAGCAAAAGGACCTATCAAGATCAGGCACCTTATTATGCACAGGCACAATTATGAAAATCGATGTAGAATCATATAGTTTAAATTGGCAGACAGCACCCACCAAGACACCACATAAAAAATGCTAACACAAAATTTCTTATGAAATTCACATATTCTTTTGCATATATCCTATTATGTAAATAACCGCAATGGTTGGTAACATCTTTGGTGGCTTAAAGAACATTCATGAACAAAAAGACTGTTTAAAACACAGATTGTTGATATGATTGTCAACTTTAGGCAAAACATTGAAAACTTTCTACTAGTCCAGACATATGTGAGTTTCAGAAAACTGGCACATGTGCAAACGTATCTGAATTCGCTGTGTATCCATTCAAACTATAGCTATCAGAACAAGGTCCTGTTAAAGCATGTTCTTGTTGATATGAGCAAAATGTAATGTAGCATATTTTTCCCCTAAATGACATCTATGGACCTACCTTTCATCACAAAAGGTCCTCGGACCCAAAGCTCCCCTGGCACACCAGGAGGCAGGGCAACCCCTGTTTCAGGATGAACAATCTTTGCTTGAGCACCCCATGAAAGACGACCCACTGACCCAATTTGTGCACTTTCTGCCTCTCCAACAGCACGGCAAAAACCAGATGTAGTCTCTGTAAGACCATACCCCTTTCACAGTAGGAAGAAACAATTAGTATCCATAATTCATAGGTAAATCTACTTGGCCTGTTGACCATTGGCATAGTTGTATATGGTTATCAGTAACATTTAAGTCCAAGTGATCGTATTTTATGGTCAAGACAATTGTAAGGAACCTGAACAATTGTATCAAGTATCGACAATACCTACTAAGTAAAACTGAAAGACATGAACTTTGCAGCAGCAAAATCAACCTGCAAAAGGCACACGCCAGGAAATTTGTGCAAGAAGCGCCGAAAGAGCTCAGTCGCgaggggggcgccgccgcagttCACTGCCTGCAGCTTGGCCGCGCGAGCAATCAaagcctcgtcctcctccgcggccCGCACAATCGCCAGCACCGCCGGTGGCGCCAGCGCGAGCCGCGTCGCCCCAAATCTCCCTACCGCAGCCAGCACCTCCCTGCCGTCGAATCTCCTCGCCGTGTGCAGCACTAGTGTACTCGCCGAAGGCGCCACCCTGAGGCAGAACGTGAAACCGTATACGTGGAAGAGAGGCACGGCGAGCATCAGCACCTCtgcagtcgccgccgcccgtgtgGCATCAGAGGCCATGAGGTTGCGGTGCGTCAGCACGACCGCCTTGGCGCGCCCGGTGGTGCCGGACGAATACAGTATCGCCGCCGGGTCCGATTGGTGGGTCACCACATCTgtcccggcggccgcgccgtccTCGTCACGGGCTTCGTggaagaaggaaagaaatcttgCCGAGTCGAGGAGCACGGTGTTGAGGTCGGGAGGGAGCTTGCCTGCGGTGGCCTTGACGGCGAAGGCGACGGAGGGGCCGGAGAGCGCGATGAGGCCGGAGatctcgccggcggtgagggccGGATTGGCTGGGGACACGACGGCGCCGACGGCCATGAGCGCGTAGTAGAGCACGGGGACGTGGACGCCGGGCGGCGCGAGGACAAAGGCGACGTCGCCGCGAGAGACGCCCAGGCGGgcacggagcgcggcggcgagcgcgcggacCCGGGAGAGGAAGGCGGGGAAGGGGACGGCCTCGCCAGTTGCGGCGTCGACGAGGGCCGGGCGGGAGGGGAGCGCGGCGGGTAGCAGGGAGAACATGAAGGCCGGAAAGGAGAGCGGGAggtcggccggcggcagcggaagcGGCGGGCGGATGCTGTGGAAGGTCCTAGTGGCGGCGCAGTAACCGCTGCGGGGGTCAACTTCGGCCGCAGACAGCGGCATGGCTGATTCGCCGATTGGTGCGACGGCGAGTTGGGAACATACTTATGGTCTATGGAGAGCGGAGCAGGGTGCCAGCTGCGCCGCCATGGCGAGGTTGGGCTACTGAGGTTGCTGGCTAGTCAGCTCGCTAGCATACTGGACCAGACAGCAATACAATCGAGCATTGTCCACATGTTTAGTTGCCAAATTACAGACAGTGACGGCGAGGAGAGGACGACGACAACAACGCCGGTCAAGATGTCT
This genomic interval from Panicum virgatum strain AP13 chromosome 8K, P.virgatum_v5, whole genome shotgun sequence contains the following:
- the LOC120644088 gene encoding 4-coumarate--CoA ligase-like 7 is translated as MPLSAAEVDPRSGYCAATRTFHSIRPPLPLPPADLPLSFPAFMFSLLPAALPSRPALVDAATGEAVPFPAFLSRVRALAAALRARLGVSRGDVAFVLAPPGVHVPVLYYALMAVGAVVSPANPALTAGEISGLIALSGPSVAFAVKATAGKLPPDLNTVLLDSARFLSFFHEARDEDGAAAGTDVVTHQSDPAAILYSSGTTGRAKAVVLTHRNLMASDATRAAATAEVLMLAVPLFHVYGFTFCLRVAPSASTLVLHTARRFDGREVLAAVGRFGATRLALAPPAVLAIVRAAEEDEALIARAAKLQAVNCGGAPLATELFRRFLHKFPGVCLLQGYGLTETTSGFCRAVGEAESAQIGSVGRLSWGAQAKIVHPETGVALPPGVPGELWVRGPFVMKGYAGDEDSTSKIMDSEGWLRTGDLCYIDKYGIVFVVDRLKELIKYKGYQVPPAELESLLQTHPDIDEAAVVSYPDDQAGELPVAFIVSSSGSILHEAQIKEFVAKRVVHYKQIHHIFFVNSIPKNAAGKILRKDLAKLTLQHIQSKL